A part of Misgurnus anguillicaudatus chromosome 6, ASM2758022v2, whole genome shotgun sequence genomic DNA contains:
- the LOC129434105 gene encoding von Willebrand factor A domain-containing protein 5A isoform X4, producing the protein MTNCCGLVTEQKLPVPLKSIRVEVQVKGHVATVTSTLQYVNEEERHLEALFVFPLPADAAVCHFSAKIGDQEIVAEVQERQTARDQYDDAVSSGQQAFLLEESEESSDVFRLSVGCLSPGQNADITITYITELSVQADHSLRFCLPAVLNPRYTPAGSDAGIVSEISSVCDAVPYTLTLSVHVSSSNPISKLESNCTLDPIEFLNSDHTQATVNLRSGHKFDKDVELFLYYQNTHQPTAIVEAGVTTAKPGSLMSDPVLMISLYPEFPEEVMSSLATQGEFVFVIDRSGSMDCMMHHGKGAQMRIESAKETLLLLLKSLPMGCYFNIYGFGSNFESFFPQSVVYNQDTMDQAMKKVNNMTADMGGTEILQPLEHIYSQPCYPEHPRQLFVFTDGEVGNNKEVLDLVRHHAHSHRCFSFGIGEGASSALITGMAKEGSGHAQFITGTDRMQPKVMESLRFALQPAVNKISVQWKVPDGITVDTLSPPIHAIFQGQRSLIYAQLKGQSSESSEGSVIVQYNLKDQPVTNQLQFCLKPTEDTGLSIHRLAARSLIRGLEQEERTEGVDVEDIKRRMVEISVEAGVNSVHTAFIAINKDNREAVKGPLIQRRVPTQGEYLQSCSLVANSWVLSSSTMAFDCSNYDCLTECDGIQSDGAWEERDSSVCASRPAAVDLKCLKKSVRKQNTGIMTKVKNLFRRNSKHKAAQPEQARFQCEQEESDLQEDLLLQLISLQKASGCWELNSALAQVFEKTEEELTNKKPAQVDESVWATLLSLIWLYGYKTDQQTEWQFVAMKAASWISSQNVVSLSQCVCDGNDLLGCQVKEEILGI; encoded by the exons ATGACGAACTGCTGTGGTCTCGTGACTGAACAAAAACTGCCAG TTCCTCTGAAGAGCATCAGAGTTGAGGTGCAGGTGAAGGGTCATGTTGCCACAGTCACATCCACTCTACAGTATGTGAATGaggaagagcgccacctggagGCCTTGTTTGTGTTTCCTCTGCCTGCTGATGCTGCTGTCTGTCACTTTAGTGCCAAGATCGGAGATCAGGAGATTGTGGCAGAGGTGCAAGAGAGACAAACT GCAAGGGATCAGTATGATGACGCTGTGAGTTCGGGTCAGCAGGCGTTTCTGTTGGAAGAGAGTGAAGAAAGTTCTGATGTGTTTAGACTAAGTGTTGGGTGTCTGTCACCGGGTCAGAACGCTGACATCACCATCACATACATCACTGAGCTCTCTGTACAGGCCGACCACTCGCTGCGCTTCTGTCTGCCTGCTGTACTCAACCCCAGATACACACCAGCAG GTTcagatgctggaatagtttcaGAGATTTCTTCAGTGTGTGATGCTGTTCCCTACACTTTGACTCTTAGTGTTCATGTGAGCTCTTCAAACCCCATTTCCAAACTAGAGTCCAACTGTACTTTGGATCCTATTGAGTTCCTTAACTCTGATCACACTCAGGCAACG GTGAATCTGAGGTCTGGTCACAAGTTTGATAAAGATGTTGAGTTGTTTCTGTACTATCAGAATACCCATCAGCCCACTGCTATAGTGGAGGCAGGAGTGACCACTGCAAAACCAG GTTCTCTGATGAGTGACCCAGTGCTGATGATAAGTTTATACCCAGAATTCCCTgaggaagtgatgtcatcaTTAGCAACTCAAGGCGAGTTTGTTTTTGTGATTGACAGATCAGGCAGTATGGACTGCATGATGCATCATGGGAAAGGAGCACAGATGCGTATAGAAAGTGCAAAg gAAACTCTGCTGTTACTGTTGAAGAGTCTGCCTATGGGCTGTTACTTCAATATCTATGGATTTGGCTCTAATTTTGAGTCCTTCTTCCC TCAAAGTGTTGTGTACAATCAAGACACAATGGATCAAGCAATGAAGAAAGTCAATAATATGACAGCAGACATGGGCGGCACAGAGATTTTACAGCCTCTGGAACACATTTACAGTCAGCCCTGCTACCCTGAACACCCCAGACAG CTGTTTGTCTTCACTGATGGAGAGGTGGGGAACAATAAAGAGGTACTGGATCTTGTGAGACACCATGCTCACTCTCACAG GTGTTTCTCATTTGGGATTGGTGAGGGTGCAAGTAGCGCCCTCATCACAGGAATGGCCAAAGAGGGATCCGGACACGCCCAGTTCATCACAGGCACAGACCGCATGCAACCCAAA GTGATGGAGTCTCTCAGGTTTGCTCTTCAGCCTGCAGTGAACAAGATCTCAGTACAGTGGAAAGTACCAGATGGCATTACTGTGGACACGCTGTCTCCCCCTATCCATGCCATCTTTCAGGGTCAAAGGTCACTCATTTATGCCCAACTTAAAGGACAG AGTTCAGAAAGCTCTGAAGGATCAGTCATAGTTCAATACAACCTGAAAGATCAACCCGTGACAAACCAGCTTCAATTCTGCCTTAAACCAACCGAGGACACTGG GTTGTCCATCCACCGGCTGGCGGCCCGATCTCTGATCCGCGGTCTGGAGCAAGAGGAGAGGACAGAAGGTGTAGATGTGGAGGATATCAAGAGGAGGATGGTGGAGATCAGTGTTGAAGCAGGAGTGAACAGTGTTCATACAGCCTTCATTGCCATTAATAAAGACAACCGAGAGGCTGTGAAAGGACCTCTGATCCAGAGAAGAGTACCAACACAAG GAGAATATCTGCAAAGTTGTTCCTTGGTTGCAAATTCATGGG tgctttcaagttCCACGATGGCTTTTGATTGTTCAA ACTATGACTGTCTCACTGAATGTGATGGTATCCAATCTGACGGTGCTTGGGAAGAACGGGACTCAT cggTGTGTGCATCTCGTCCTGCTGCCGTggatttaaaat GCCTGAAAAAGTCTGTACGAAAACAAAACACTGGAATTATG acaaagGTCAAAAATTTATTTCGCCGTAATTCTAAACACAAGGCTGCACAACCTGAACAAGCAAGATTTCAATGCGAACAAGAGG AATCTGATCTCCAGGAGGATCTTTTACTTCAGCTGATTTCTCTTCAAAAGGCTTCAGGCTGCTGGGAACTGAACTCTGCTCTGGCCCAAGTGTTTGAAAAGACTGAAGAAGAGCTGACCAATAAGAAACCAGCACAG GTGGATGAGTCAGTGTGGGCCACTCTGCTGTCTCTCATCTGGTTATACGGCTATAAAACAGACCAACAGACTGAGTGGCAGTTTGTGGCCATGAAGGCAGCGTCGTGGATCAGCTCTCAAAACG tggTCAGTCTGtctcagtgtgtgtgtgatggtAATGACCTACTGGGATGTCAAGTGAAAGAAGAGATTTTGGGAATCTGA
- the LOC129434105 gene encoding von Willebrand factor A domain-containing protein 5A isoform X5: protein MSVPLKSIRVEVQVKGHVATVTSTLQYVNEEERHLEALFVFPLPADAAVCHFSAKIGDQEIVAEVQERQTARDQYDDAVSSGQQAFLLEESEESSDVFRLSVGCLSPGQNADITITYITELSVQADHSLRFCLPAVLNPRYTPAGSDAGIVSEISSVCDAVPYTLTLSVHVSSSNPISKLESNCTLDPIEFLNSDHTQATVNLRSGHKFDKDVELFLYYQNTHQPTAIVEAGVTTAKPGSLMSDPVLMISLYPEFPEEVMSSLATQGEFVFVIDRSGSMDCMMHHGKGAQMRIESAKETLLLLLKSLPMGCYFNIYGFGSNFESFFPQSVVYNQDTMDQAMKKVNNMTADMGGTEILQPLEHIYSQPCYPEHPRQLFVFTDGEVGNNKEVLDLVRHHAHSHRCFSFGIGEGASSALITGMAKEGSGHAQFITGTDRMQPKVMESLRFALQPAVNKISVQWKVPDGITVDTLSPPIHAIFQGQRSLIYAQLKGQSSESSEGSVIVQYNLKDQPVTNQLQFCLKPTEDTGLSIHRLAARSLIRGLEQEERTEGVDVEDIKRRMVEISVEAGVNSVHTAFIAINKDNREAVKGPLIQRRVPTQGEYLQSCSLVANSWVLSSSTMAFDCSNYDCLTECDGIQSDGAWEERDSSVCASRPAAVDLKCSLKKSVRKQNTGIMTKVKNLFRRNSKHKAAQPEQARFQCEQEAESDLQEDLLLQLISLQKASGCWELNSALAQVFEKTEEELTNKKPAQVDESVWATLLSLIWLYGYKTDQQTEWQFVAMKAASWISSQNVVSLSQCVCDGNDLLGCQVKEEILGI from the exons ATGTCAGTTCCTCTGAAGAGCATCAGAGTTGAGGTGCAGGTGAAGGGTCATGTTGCCACAGTCACATCCACTCTACAGTATGTGAATGaggaagagcgccacctggagGCCTTGTTTGTGTTTCCTCTGCCTGCTGATGCTGCTGTCTGTCACTTTAGTGCCAAGATCGGAGATCAGGAGATTGTGGCAGAGGTGCAAGAGAGACAAACT GCAAGGGATCAGTATGATGACGCTGTGAGTTCGGGTCAGCAGGCGTTTCTGTTGGAAGAGAGTGAAGAAAGTTCTGATGTGTTTAGACTAAGTGTTGGGTGTCTGTCACCGGGTCAGAACGCTGACATCACCATCACATACATCACTGAGCTCTCTGTACAGGCCGACCACTCGCTGCGCTTCTGTCTGCCTGCTGTACTCAACCCCAGATACACACCAGCAG GTTcagatgctggaatagtttcaGAGATTTCTTCAGTGTGTGATGCTGTTCCCTACACTTTGACTCTTAGTGTTCATGTGAGCTCTTCAAACCCCATTTCCAAACTAGAGTCCAACTGTACTTTGGATCCTATTGAGTTCCTTAACTCTGATCACACTCAGGCAACG GTGAATCTGAGGTCTGGTCACAAGTTTGATAAAGATGTTGAGTTGTTTCTGTACTATCAGAATACCCATCAGCCCACTGCTATAGTGGAGGCAGGAGTGACCACTGCAAAACCAG GTTCTCTGATGAGTGACCCAGTGCTGATGATAAGTTTATACCCAGAATTCCCTgaggaagtgatgtcatcaTTAGCAACTCAAGGCGAGTTTGTTTTTGTGATTGACAGATCAGGCAGTATGGACTGCATGATGCATCATGGGAAAGGAGCACAGATGCGTATAGAAAGTGCAAAg gAAACTCTGCTGTTACTGTTGAAGAGTCTGCCTATGGGCTGTTACTTCAATATCTATGGATTTGGCTCTAATTTTGAGTCCTTCTTCCC TCAAAGTGTTGTGTACAATCAAGACACAATGGATCAAGCAATGAAGAAAGTCAATAATATGACAGCAGACATGGGCGGCACAGAGATTTTACAGCCTCTGGAACACATTTACAGTCAGCCCTGCTACCCTGAACACCCCAGACAG CTGTTTGTCTTCACTGATGGAGAGGTGGGGAACAATAAAGAGGTACTGGATCTTGTGAGACACCATGCTCACTCTCACAG GTGTTTCTCATTTGGGATTGGTGAGGGTGCAAGTAGCGCCCTCATCACAGGAATGGCCAAAGAGGGATCCGGACACGCCCAGTTCATCACAGGCACAGACCGCATGCAACCCAAA GTGATGGAGTCTCTCAGGTTTGCTCTTCAGCCTGCAGTGAACAAGATCTCAGTACAGTGGAAAGTACCAGATGGCATTACTGTGGACACGCTGTCTCCCCCTATCCATGCCATCTTTCAGGGTCAAAGGTCACTCATTTATGCCCAACTTAAAGGACAG AGTTCAGAAAGCTCTGAAGGATCAGTCATAGTTCAATACAACCTGAAAGATCAACCCGTGACAAACCAGCTTCAATTCTGCCTTAAACCAACCGAGGACACTGG GTTGTCCATCCACCGGCTGGCGGCCCGATCTCTGATCCGCGGTCTGGAGCAAGAGGAGAGGACAGAAGGTGTAGATGTGGAGGATATCAAGAGGAGGATGGTGGAGATCAGTGTTGAAGCAGGAGTGAACAGTGTTCATACAGCCTTCATTGCCATTAATAAAGACAACCGAGAGGCTGTGAAAGGACCTCTGATCCAGAGAAGAGTACCAACACAAG GAGAATATCTGCAAAGTTGTTCCTTGGTTGCAAATTCATGGG tgctttcaagttCCACGATGGCTTTTGATTGTTCAA ACTATGACTGTCTCACTGAATGTGATGGTATCCAATCTGACGGTGCTTGGGAAGAACGGGACTCAT cggTGTGTGCATCTCGTCCTGCTGCCGTggatttaaaatgta GCCTGAAAAAGTCTGTACGAAAACAAAACACTGGAATTATG acaaagGTCAAAAATTTATTTCGCCGTAATTCTAAACACAAGGCTGCACAACCTGAACAAGCAAGATTTCAATGCGAACAAGAGG cAGAATCTGATCTCCAGGAGGATCTTTTACTTCAGCTGATTTCTCTTCAAAAGGCTTCAGGCTGCTGGGAACTGAACTCTGCTCTGGCCCAAGTGTTTGAAAAGACTGAAGAAGAGCTGACCAATAAGAAACCAGCACAG GTGGATGAGTCAGTGTGGGCCACTCTGCTGTCTCTCATCTGGTTATACGGCTATAAAACAGACCAACAGACTGAGTGGCAGTTTGTGGCCATGAAGGCAGCGTCGTGGATCAGCTCTCAAAACG tggTCAGTCTGtctcagtgtgtgtgtgatggtAATGACCTACTGGGATGTCAAGTGAAAGAAGAGATTTTGGGAATCTGA